Proteins encoded by one window of Synechococcus sp. WH 7805:
- a CDS encoding DUF1501 domain-containing protein, translating into MSELHLSRRTLLTGVAAAAATGGLGALAQAFASGRGASSSSHVLVLLELRGGNDGLNTLAPIRDPAYRRARPTLALGDDAIALADGLALHPALAPLAPLWRRGRLGFALGVGWSSPKRSHFKAADQWAVGDASGEGAGWLARAYGTRAQVGPLVALDASGCAATEGGTPLALQLGPAQLSGRSLQAPSPLVVEASPVLRQMIALESAGARELERLRGVLAPPPVGLDLPAGSLGRQVALALRLIGSGQCPPVLALAQGGYDTHNNQGRRHQRVLNQLALALAGLDAGLQAMKQRPALTLLAVSEFGRRLQENGSGGTDHGSASVALLMGDRIPGPFFGTYPSLSNLDDRGDLQPTQSPEQLYRRVLALGA; encoded by the coding sequence ATGTCAGAGCTTCATCTCTCTCGCCGCACCCTGCTCACCGGTGTGGCCGCAGCTGCCGCCACCGGCGGCTTGGGGGCGCTGGCGCAGGCCTTTGCTTCCGGCCGCGGGGCTTCGTCGTCGTCGCACGTGTTGGTGCTGTTGGAGCTGCGCGGCGGTAACGACGGCCTCAATACCCTGGCGCCGATCCGTGATCCTGCCTACCGCCGGGCCCGGCCCACCCTGGCCCTCGGCGATGACGCCATTGCTCTTGCTGATGGATTGGCTCTGCACCCGGCCCTGGCGCCATTGGCACCTCTCTGGCGGCGTGGACGCCTGGGCTTTGCCCTCGGTGTGGGCTGGTCCAGCCCCAAGCGCAGCCATTTCAAGGCGGCGGATCAATGGGCCGTGGGTGATGCCTCCGGTGAGGGTGCCGGCTGGCTGGCCCGGGCCTACGGCACCAGGGCTCAGGTCGGTCCACTGGTGGCTTTGGATGCGTCTGGTTGCGCCGCCACGGAAGGTGGTACGCCGCTGGCACTCCAGCTGGGGCCTGCGCAATTAAGCGGCCGATCCTTGCAGGCACCCAGCCCGCTGGTGGTGGAGGCCAGCCCGGTGTTGCGTCAGATGATCGCTTTGGAATCGGCCGGTGCCAGGGAGCTGGAACGGTTACGTGGCGTGCTGGCCCCACCGCCGGTGGGGTTGGACTTACCGGCGGGCAGCTTGGGCCGGCAGGTGGCGCTGGCCCTGCGCCTGATTGGCAGTGGCCAGTGCCCGCCGGTGCTGGCTCTGGCCCAGGGTGGTTATGACACCCATAACAACCAGGGCCGCCGCCATCAGCGGGTGCTCAACCAGCTGGCCCTGGCTTTGGCGGGATTGGATGCTGGCTTGCAGGCCATGAAGCAGCGGCCGGCGCTGACGCTGTTGGCGGTGAGTGAGTTCGGACGCAGGCTGCAGGAAAACGGGTCGGGCGGCACCGATCACGGCAGTGCTTCGGTGGCTTTGCTGATGGGTGATCGCATCCCAGGGCCGTTCTTCGGCACGTATCCGAGCTTGAGCAACCTGGACGACCGCGGTGATCTGCAGCCCACTCAGTCGCCTGAGCAGCTGTATCGCCGGGTGTTGGCTTTGGGGGCGTGA
- a CDS encoding DUF1800 family protein, which yields MVTSVPNCKALSRDERRSCKRQQSKDLQQGWLEDLQASGSVGREAWQVQLWLGLFPVNRRQLGRPGLLNASVSTIREHLNSSYGQLLEAMLLDPALQISLNGPANHRRNPNENLARELLELFSLGEGNYSETDVKEAARALTGYRLKADGQMELMPRRHDSGPHTILGRTEAFDAPSLAAWLAEQPATASHIARRVWRRCIGTDPSPARLQAVATGWRAQDLSLPWLMQTLASSPEAEQSQRQGLRLRDPLELVVRSLQLLGSDHPDAIAISLRGLRAMGQAPFEPPSVKGWPVNEEWLNLRWLQARRRTLQQLLADEEVWDTRQLPSTLAANLTDLPPLALALPAAADRDSVAALFADPVWQLGLSPALR from the coding sequence TTGGTTACTTCAGTTCCCAATTGCAAGGCTCTGTCGCGGGATGAGCGGCGCAGCTGCAAGCGCCAGCAGTCCAAGGATTTGCAGCAGGGTTGGTTGGAGGATCTACAGGCATCTGGGTCAGTAGGTCGTGAGGCCTGGCAGGTGCAGCTCTGGCTCGGATTGTTTCCGGTGAACCGCCGGCAGTTGGGCCGACCAGGACTGTTGAACGCCAGTGTGTCCACGATTCGGGAGCACTTGAACAGCAGCTACGGCCAATTGCTAGAGGCGATGCTGCTGGATCCCGCCCTGCAGATTTCCCTCAATGGGCCGGCCAATCACCGCCGCAATCCCAATGAAAATCTGGCGAGGGAGCTACTGGAGCTGTTTTCGCTAGGCGAAGGCAACTACAGCGAAACCGATGTGAAGGAAGCTGCCCGGGCCCTCACCGGCTATCGCCTGAAAGCGGATGGCCAGATGGAGCTCATGCCCCGCCGCCATGATTCCGGGCCCCACACCATCCTCGGGCGTACCGAGGCCTTTGATGCCCCCAGCTTGGCGGCCTGGTTGGCTGAGCAGCCAGCCACCGCGAGTCATATCGCGCGCCGGGTGTGGCGGCGTTGCATTGGCACCGACCCCTCCCCGGCACGACTGCAGGCCGTGGCCACCGGCTGGCGGGCGCAGGATCTATCCCTGCCTTGGCTGATGCAAACCTTGGCCTCCTCGCCGGAGGCTGAGCAGAGTCAGCGCCAGGGCCTGCGTCTGCGCGATCCTCTGGAGCTGGTGGTGCGCAGCCTGCAGCTGCTGGGCAGTGACCACCCCGATGCGATTGCGATCAGCCTGCGCGGGCTGCGCGCCATGGGGCAGGCACCGTTTGAACCACCCTCGGTGAAGGGGTGGCCAGTGAATGAGGAATGGTTGAACCTGCGCTGGTTGCAGGCCCGCCGCCGCACCCTGCAGCAGTTGCTGGCCGATGAGGAGGTTTGGGACACGCGTCAACTGCCATCCACCTTGGCCGCCAATCTCACCGATCTGCCGCCGTTGGCTCTGGCTTTGCCGGCCGCCGCCGATCGTGACAGCGTCGCTGCCCTGTTTGCTGATCCGGTGTGGCAGCTGGGTCTATCGCCTGCCTTGCGCTGA
- the gmd gene encoding GDP-mannose 4,6-dehydratase, with protein MIKKALITGITGQDGSYLAELLLEKGYEVHGIKRRTSSFNTNRIDHLYQDPHEEDPRLILHYGDLTDSTNLIRIVQQVQPDEIYNLGAQSHVAVSFEAPEYTANSDALGTLRILEAVRILGLSDTTRIYQASTSELYGLVQEVPQKESTPFYPRSPYGVAKLYGYWITVNYREAYGMYACNGILFNHESPRRGETFVTRKITRGLARINEGLEDCLFMGNLDSLRDWGHARDYVEMQWRMLQQEGPPEDFVIATGRQESVRRFIELTADALGWGALEWVGQGLDEVGRRSTGEVVVRIDPRYFRPAEVETLLGDPSKAHEKLGWTPTTTLEELVADMVKADREEARKEAILRLKGFNVVGSMENPPTNPAAIRGKRSQG; from the coding sequence ATGATAAAAAAAGCCTTAATTACCGGTATCACCGGTCAAGACGGCAGCTACTTAGCGGAGCTCCTCCTGGAGAAAGGTTACGAGGTGCACGGCATCAAGCGACGGACTAGCAGCTTCAACACCAATCGGATTGATCACCTATATCAGGATCCCCATGAAGAAGATCCAAGGTTGATCCTCCACTACGGCGATCTCACCGACAGCACCAACCTGATTCGGATCGTCCAGCAGGTGCAGCCGGATGAGATTTACAACCTTGGGGCCCAAAGCCATGTGGCGGTGAGCTTCGAAGCGCCGGAGTACACCGCCAACAGCGATGCTCTCGGCACCCTCAGGATCCTGGAGGCTGTGCGGATTCTGGGGTTATCAGACACAACCCGGATTTATCAGGCCAGTACCAGTGAGCTGTATGGCCTGGTGCAAGAGGTGCCACAGAAAGAGAGCACGCCTTTCTATCCGAGAAGTCCCTATGGCGTGGCCAAGCTCTACGGCTACTGGATCACGGTGAACTACCGCGAGGCCTACGGCATGTATGCCTGCAACGGCATCCTGTTCAATCACGAGAGCCCCAGGCGCGGTGAAACCTTCGTGACCCGCAAAATCACACGAGGCTTAGCGCGGATCAATGAAGGGCTTGAGGATTGCCTATTTATGGGCAATCTCGATTCCCTGCGGGACTGGGGTCATGCCCGGGATTACGTGGAGATGCAGTGGCGGATGCTGCAGCAGGAGGGGCCACCAGAAGACTTCGTGATTGCCACTGGCCGGCAGGAGAGCGTGCGGCGCTTCATCGAGCTCACCGCAGATGCACTGGGATGGGGTGCGCTGGAATGGGTAGGCCAGGGGCTGGATGAAGTGGGTCGCCGCAGCACCGGCGAAGTGGTGGTGCGGATTGATCCGCGCTATTTCCGCCCAGCGGAGGTGGAGACGTTGCTGGGTGATCCCAGCAAGGCCCATGAGAAACTGGGTTGGACACCTACCACCACTCTTGAAGAGCTGGTTGCTGACATGGTGAAAGCCGATAGAGAGGAAGCACGCAAAGAGGCGATCCTGAGGTTGAAAGGATTCAATGTGGTGGGATCAATGGAGAACCCACCGACGAATCCAGCTGCAATTCGGGGCAAGCGGAGCCAAGGCTGA